The genomic stretch CCTGCTCATAGCCTACACCTTAAAACCACCCTTGAATGTCCTGGTTGACActtcaaacaaacaatcagtTGACAGGGCGGCCTTGATAAAACTCAGCGGCTGCATTGTAGTCtgtgaaaatatgttttcatttttgagAGGGAATTAACTCATAATGTAATGCATTTTCACAAGTGACCTTGAATGTTAGGTGCAAAGAGCTTTAAAATTAGCATTCCTATAGCATGCATGAAGCCTACTGCTACCAAGAATCGTTGATCACAGATCTTAGGTCTGCAGTCTGGCTATTTTGTCAGCTCTAGTCTAATATTGGTATAGTTAGCCACAGAGTTTGTATAGCCTCAGCAGGCGAGTACAAGGAGTCCTTTGATCCAAAGGATCAAATACTGTATCATGAATACAGTACTTTGTAGTAACCTTGAGTCGTTTTCATTTAGAGTGTCCATGATGCATTCAATGTTTAAAACTGTCATAAGCTAAGAAAATCAGACACCCAAACCATGAATTTAGCATAGCTAATCCACTACCTCACTGACATTGGTACCCCCTTCATCTTACCTATGAGGATCTGCTAAGTTAACGTCATCAATGTTAATAAAAGCTTTCATTCAGTCATTGTGAAAACGCTGTTTCACAGTTATGACTTTAAACACTGACAGGTTGGTTTCTGGTGACTATGTGCCCTATGGATACAGCTGGCTCTTGGTCATATGACAGTGCTTGCTGTAGATCTTGCACAGCACAGACAGGAAGGAAGACCATTCCACACTCACTTTACAAGCTCTGTCGTGGAATCTTCACCTCAAAATACTAAGTGAAACTTCAACATCAATCTTTCTAAATCTgtagaaaaatgcattaattgCTGACAGATGTAGGCAAATGTAACCACATTAGAACCAAGGACGCCCTTACATGGCATTCCTTTACATTTCCTTTTTGATATATAGAATAATATAGATCATCTCATTACAACAAAATGCTATTTTCCTTAAAACTATAAGTATGTAGTTCTGTCCCATAGTGTAGGCCATGGTATTTAGAGTAACCGTGGTCAACACCGATCAGTgtatcacatttttttttaaagcttgaAGGCTGCTGAAAAAGCTTGTCTGGCTGGAGAGAAATTGTGGGATAGCCTACATGGCCACCCATTTGTTAGGGTTCATGACATTGTCCCAATCAAACACTGGCCACAGAGTAAGCTATCACTTTCAAAATGACAAGAACATTCAGAAATGTTTTTGCGCACATCTGATACCCAGTCTCTCAAGACCTCGTTGCTATAGgctgctcatacagtatatttcaccACATTAGGCTCACGTTGACTGCTCCATAAGCAGAGCTTATACTAGTGGAATTCTTTTTTACAAATTATTTCCCCAAGATGTTGAATTAGAATTATATTGTTATCTTGGTAAAAATAATGTTTATCTTGAGATAATGACATGCAGAAGTTGTGATCTGAAGAACATTTGGATGTATCCGGATGGCatctgagagaatgagagtttccatgcagaaaaaaaaactagtcAAATTGAAACATCCCTTATGAGACATGTTATGGGTAGTCTGCACAATACTATGTGGAATGGAACTAAATGTGGAACTAAATGGAATACATTTCCAAGAAATGTCCTGGTCTACAGcatgatgtaaaaaaaaaaaaaaaaagactgccaATGACAAACTCCTTTTGGAAGAGAGTCAGCCACTCACACCAAGTGAATGACTGAAAGGAAAGCCAGAACAGCTTATATCACATGGACTTGCCCTGGAGGTGAAGTGCATGATGTCAAACTGAGAATGCAGGAGAGTAACAGAGgtagtgagaaagacagagagacggatCCCCTCCCATCTTTTCTAAGGGATGATGCATGTACTGCAGTGCACAGCAAGATGGAGCACTGCAGGTCTTTTTTCCCTTGCCATGCCACTGCATTGCTgctagaggaaaaaaaagagggggatgtttttttctctctctctctctctcggtgcatCAGCAAAATGGGAGCTGCAAAATCCTGGCCTGGCAGATAGGATTGGAGGCGCGATCGGACTCTGGTTTTTAAGTGTGGCATCCTCAggaatactctctctctctctctctctctctctctctctctctctctctctttgtgtgtgtgtgtgtgtgtgtgtgtgtgtgtgtttctctctctctctctctgcagtaatGTGTTGTTTCTCTCAAGGCAGCCTTACCTTGTTTGCTGAAGCTGCTACACAGAGGCTGGGcttttgcgcgcacacacacacacacacacacacacacacacacacacacacacacacacacacacacacacaaggctgtgATACTGGTGAGGATTGAGAAtgtccttcctctccccctgccaGGTCCAACTGTGCGCTCAAGTGTAATTTTGATGCCAAAAACAGCCCACCAAAAATGGCCTGAATCCTACCATTTCACAACATAATCTGCCAGAGAAATGTAAGCAGAATTGTTTAGTAAATATAACACTAAAGGTGAGTTTTAGTAAATACAGCATTGTTCTACATTGGTGTGTAATTTTGACCAATTCCTCCATTCAAAGACATTTTGATGTCTTACGTCTAAAAAGACTAAAACTATGTTAGTGTTATCACACTGAGTTAGGACATCAGTGTAGGGTGCAGCTCCTTTGCCTAAGCTTTGTAGAGGGGGCTTTGTAAAATGCATTAGCGAAAGGCCAACTTCTCAATGCCTATAGCCTCTACTATTAGCCAACCAGCAGGATCTTTACTGAGGACATGAGGATATTAGCATTAGTCTACTATGTTGTCTAGAGAGAGCTCTATTGCTGTTTCACATTGTGCCATCTGATGGCAAATAGATGTAATTGCAGGTTCCCTGCAACATGGAGTGGTTTTAGTTTTGGTTAGGCTACATGTTAAGACGTTAAACAAACGGAAAAAAATACTGTTGaggctattcatgggtttcatcaggcccctttccacaggtgtagcctataaaatcaagcaccatgattatcaatgcagactgcatggtgcttgattaatacacctggaaagggacctgatgaaacccatagcctcaacgcacacacagcatattaattgttttattcttgtcatgctatagcctacatgtcaTATCCATTcttacatatttatttttttacctgTCTTCATGTCTATGTTCAGCATTCTTTTAAACAGGGACATGAGTGCAATAATATTTGTGATAGATAAGTCCCACAATATTAAGATAAATAGCTGAGCAATGGCTTGCATGGGTATGACCAGAGAAGCTTCAATTGTGCATGAAGTGTGGCCAACTGTttatttgtaggcctatgccatTAAGTGGCCTAGGCTAATAATGGACGTATCCTGTCTTATGTCAGGCTCTGAAATGTTTCATAAAGCACTAATTAGCTCAAAAGATAAACGGCAGGTATTTTAGTCTAATTGTGTCTTCCAGATTAAGTCACGAGAGTTACATGAGCAACCGGAATAACATTTCCTTAAGGCCACTTCTTCAGTGGGGTGAAGGGGAGGGGTTAGATGTTAAAGGGGAGGTGTTTCCGAGCTTCCTTGTACGCTGAAGAGCAAAACACTGTTGCACTCATGTTTTTGTTAATTTCTGACTTTGTTTGGGAAGCATTTGGCATATGCACTTCAAGTAGTTTTCGGTTTACAACTTCCATGGCAGCCACCACAGCTCCCCTTGAGCCTAAAGCCCGCCtggtttgcttttgtttgttttctactCCCGCTTTGGATTTGAAGAGTGGTTATGGAAATATGTTGGCAAAAATGTTGTCGCCACCACAAACTTCATAGCGTACGGCAATTGATTGCTCAAGAAAAAGACTGCTTCGTTTTTCATCTGTAATAGATGTTTTTGAAATCACAGTTCAAGGGAAGAAATTATGGCCGAAGTGTTTGTTTACGAGCAGGTTGTTATTTTGATATCCTGTGCCCTCTCTTTCTTGGGATCTCTGTTGATTATATTAACTTATATTATTTGGGCTGATTTGAGAACTACTCCAAGAAAACTGCTGGTGTTTCTGTCCGTCGCTGACCTATTGTCTGCGGTCTCTTACGCTTATGGAGTTTGGAAGATTTTTGACGGAGACTCCTTGGATTGTATCGTGCAAGGAGCAATCTCTACATTTGCCAACACAAGTTCATTTTTCTGGACGGTTGCCATCGCGATTTACCTGTACATTTTCATCGTGAAATCCAGTCAGAGACTGGCCGACAGTCTGGTGCTCTACTTTCATTTGGTCAGGTAGGAATTTATGCTCTCTGTATTGTTTTCAGACATAGCTCGTTAGTGATTGCATAACCTAAATGCGCTGCTCCAGAGACGAGCTTGTTTTTCTCCAGAACGCTGATCAGTGCACTTATCAAAAATATTTAAATAGCATGTATCGTCAAGAATGTATCTGTGCTGTCGCGTAAAGACTGTTGTGTCCTTTATTCCATATTTTGCATATGACCATGACACATCCCCCATTACATAATTCAGAGAAGAGAGTCTTTATGACTGATATGTACCCTCACACCCACAAGCTGCAAGCATATTTCTGCCGTTTGTaacacagttattcacactgaCCAAACTCCTCTTGTCTTTTTGTGGCTCAGCTGGGGGTTGCCTCTGGGTATCACCGTGGCCGCCCTCTGCCTTCATAAGATCGGCTACGATGCCTCGGAGGTGTCTGTGGGCTGGTGCTGGGTCAGCATCAAAGCAGAGGACCACGTGCTGTGGATGCTCCTGACAGGCAAGATCTGGGAGTTCCTGGCCTACGTCATGCTGCCGGTGTTCTACCTTCTCATCAAGCATCACATCCACCGGGCTGTGAGTAACATGGGGTGAAGCGTGGGCTACCAGGATTACGCATTCCATTCTTGAAGAAAGCCAAGGGGCCTTCAGGCTCATTAAACAGACCTTacacattttgaaaatgcaTTTCACACATTTAGCCTACTGACAGAAGTGCTCCTAGGCATGGAAAAGGTTTGCCAAAACTGAAGTACATAAGGCTCAATGAAACCAAAGGAGGATAGGCTATAGTGGGGTGTGTTCCCATTTTCTGAATAACATGATTTGAGATGAGGAACATCAGTTTTATTTTTGCTTAAAGGACTTTatgaaatagacaaataaacactCTATTTTCATTCTGTTCTATTCAAATTAACGTGGGCTGAAATCAGAAAGAAGATGTTCAGGGCACCATGTATTATTCAAGACCAGAGTGTGGAAGAATATAGATTTttgtgaaatgtaatgtaatatcatCTAATTTCCCAGTGAGACAAATGAAAACATTTCAGATATGAATGGAGTACTAGAGAAGAAGAGACTTAAAAATATTATCAAGCATTCTCAAATGTTAAATATTATTCAAGACGAGGGCACTTTCTCCACATAGTCTATTGGGCTATTGCCCACATATATTGCTGTGCAGTCAAGCTGAATAGAGCGCCTTGAGAGCTTAAACAATTCCTATTCCATATAAGATTCCAGAGGGATAATAAATGTGAGCATTTTTGTAGGTCTAGCCTACTTTAGATGCCAGTGCGAGCTGAGGATAATTCCCTTGTGCAGGGCAGAATGAGTCATACCACTTTTCACATTTGTTTGAGTAAAGGAGTAGGTGAATTTCCGAAGTCACTAAACgagacaacacacacctcaaggtGGTTTTGAAAAGTCATTAAAATAGACTGCGCttgttctctctgtgtcctcctcccccccagcATGCTGCGCTGTCTGAATATCGGCCCATCCTGGCCAGCAGCCCCACGTCCAACTCGCTCACGTCCATGGCGGACCGCAAGCTGACCCTCATCCCGgtcatcttcatcttcctgcGTATCTGGAGCACCGTGCGCTTCGTGCTCATGCTGGCCGGCTCCCCGGCCCGTCAGCACCCCGTCCTGGTCACTTTACATGTGAGTTGTTTGTTTATCGACTACACTAAGCTGTCACACTCGCCCGCAGTTCGTTTAGCTCGTTTGCCTGTACAAGGCATCCTCTGTACACCGCCGCCCGTGTTAACTCAGTCTAATCAGGCACTCTAATTCACTTTTGGAAAACTCTTTATTgaattcctctctcctctcctctcctctcctctcctcccctctcttctcctctcctccacacttcATCGCATTTCTTTTCAGGGCATTGGAAACACTTTGCAGGGAGCGGCCAACTGCATCATGTTTGTGCTGTGCACTCAGCCCGTGAGAGCCAGACTGGCCAACCTCCTCTGCTGCAGAGGCCAATCCAGGGCACGGGGCGCCGAGGCCCAGCGCAGTGGAGGGGACGACACCCCCTCGCACGCGGAGGACAACGGCACCCGCCGGTAGTTGGACgaggagagactgagagcaGGGAATGGAATGGAGGATATTGACTCGGTAGCTCTTTGCaacaaagacaagagagagggggggtgggggagagagagagagagagagagagagagagagagaggaagcgaaaATAAAACAGGCagacaagagggagagggaggagtggaatCGACTCTTAGCCGTAAGCCCCCATACTCAACTCTCCCCCTGCCTCCCACAGTCATCTCGGCAAGTGCCTTTAAGGATTAATGGAGAGACTGCAGTCACATGTGCACAAAGGCCCGAGACACAAATGCACTTTACATTATGAGGGTAGCAGTGGAGCATTTTTGTAAGGCTCCGTTTTGATATTTCACAAAGACAAGGGCGTCTTTTTGTGGGTCTTTTTAACTTTGCTCTTCTCATATCACTTGATATAGGCACTCTGGGTTTGTAAGTCTCTACTGCTTTAGCCTTAAATGGAgacctcttcctctttcactgAGGTAACCTTAGCTTTAGTAGTGTGAACATCTATGAGTGTGGTTTTATTCTGCGACCAATGTGGCTCAAGTACTGTAAACAGTCAGCACACAAGACGTTGATCTTGTCGAGTTTGACACTAGTCTATGCAAATGATGTGTACAGTTTGAGTTTTTATTTGCTaatatctttcttttttgtccacCTGCTTCCAAAACACAAATCAACCCGTCATTATGTGCTGTATCAAACTAACGATGTGCTGTAAAGAAGTGTTGCCATATTATTTATGCATGTGATGGTCTTAGTATCTGTTTACATAAATGCTGTTTGTAGTCAGTCATGTTACATGTACATATCTATTCATATACAGCCTAATTGACTTTAGATACGATTTGTCTTCAGATTCTCTTCCACTAATCTTTCCTCATTTATACTGTAGCTCCATCCTTGTTTGAACgatgagagcagagggaaaATGTGCCTTTGTCAAATGTACTGTACTCTGCTGTTACTGCGGttctatgcatgcacacacacgtcatgcacATCTACATGTATTACCTGGTGTAATGGAGTATGACTTTAAATAAAGCTGTCTATTATTCCATACATGTAAAATATGCGTAATCGAGTTTGGTGTTAGGATTAAGCCATAAAGCCTCTGTGGCTATACTTGGCCCCCCCTTGTCGTAACATAGCCTGAGAGCATAGCAGTGTCTTGGATGAGCGAGCGCGTAGCACTGTGGTGAACAGATCCGTTCGGGAGTGGAGGAGGCTGGAGCATTGAACAGGGATAGTAATTACTGTGAAGCACCAAGTAATCTCCCCCAAAGCATTAGAGCTTGGTGTTGTAGAGAACGCCTGATTGGGAATTCACCTCAGTGCTGGATAGCCCTCTACGCATACAGAACAGGGCCtggagtctgtctctctctctctctctctctctttctttctctctctctccatttatccatctatctatatctatctatctatctcatgttgaacatatttcctacacactcacactaagaGGCACAATgtcacactcaaacagacagaaatatgtcaagaacagacaaaaaaaacaccacaaaaaGGAAGTGGTTCACTGATGCCATGCTTGGTATCTGACAATGCTGAGGCAGATAAGATAGGAAGGGAACGAAACAGGAACAGATAGAGACCCTTGGGCCATTTGACCCTGAATGGCATTTCTGCGCATATTGTTCCCCTTAGGGTGCAGTCGTTTGTCAACCAGGCCTTGTGACTGCGTTGAAATATCAGCACATTGAGTCACAAGACTCATGAATCGTGAGACTGTTCGAGCAGAAATAGTGTTAAAAATAGCTGACAGATTGCGTTATTCTATTCATATGTAAGGAACGCTGTGTTAAAAGACTGTTACAAATAAACAgctgatgagtaggctattttaaaagcAATTTTCCTAAGGCCCACGGAAATACATTCTACTCTTTCCTCATTCTCACTGGGTTCGTAAATACAATAGGATTGTTTTCTCTGGTGCCGTTTCC from Sardina pilchardus chromosome 7, fSarPil1.1, whole genome shotgun sequence encodes the following:
- the gpr157 gene encoding G-protein coupled receptor 157 codes for the protein MAEVFVYEQVVILISCALSFLGSLLIILTYIIWADLRTTPRKLLVFLSVADLLSAVSYAYGVWKIFDGDSLDCIVQGAISTFANTSSFFWTVAIAIYLYIFIVKSSQRLADSLVLYFHLVSWGLPLGITVAALCLHKIGYDASEVSVGWCWVSIKAEDHVLWMLLTGKIWEFLAYVMLPVFYLLIKHHIHRAHAALSEYRPILASSPTSNSLTSMADRKLTLIPVIFIFLRIWSTVRFVLMLAGSPARQHPVLVTLHGIGNTLQGAANCIMFVLCTQPVRARLANLLCCRGQSRARGAEAQRSGGDDTPSHAEDNGTRR